The following are from one region of the Ochotona princeps isolate mOchPri1 chromosome 15, mOchPri1.hap1, whole genome shotgun sequence genome:
- the MAFF gene encoding transcription factor MafF, whose amino-acid sequence MSGDPLSSKALKIKRELSENTPHLSDEALMGLSVRELNRNLRGLSAEEVTRLKQRRRTLKNRGYAASCRVKRVCQKEELQKQKSELEREVDKLARENAAMRLELDALRGKCEALQGFARSVAAARGPAALVAPASVITIVKSTPAAGPGPAPGPAPAPGPAPCSS is encoded by the exons ATGTCTGGGGATCCCTTATCCAGCAAAGCCCTGAAG ATCAAGCGCGAGCTGAGCGAGAACACGCCGCACCTGTCGGACGAGGCGCTGATGGGGCTGTCGGTGCGCGAGCTGAACCGCAACCTGCGAGGGCTTTCGGCCGAGGAGGTGACGCGGCTCAAGCAGCGGCGCCGCACGCTCAAGAACCGCGGCTACGCCGCCAGCTGCCGCGTGAAGCGCGTGTGCCAGAAGGAGGAGCTGCAGAAGCAGAAGTCGGAGCTGGAGCGCGAGGTGGACAAGCTGGCGCGCGAGAACGCCGCCATGCGCCTGGAGCTCGACGCGCTGCGTGGCAAGTGCGAGGCGCTGCAGGGCTTTGCGCGCTCCGTGGCCGCCGCGCGCGGGCCCGCCGCGCTCGTGGCGCCCGCCAGCGTCATCACCATTGTCAAGTCCACTCCGGCCGCGGGGCCGGGCCCCGCCCCAGGCCCGGCCCCCGCCCCAGGCCCGGCCCCCTGTTCCTCCTAG